The sequence below is a genomic window from Chryseobacterium foetidum.
AAATAATTACTGATGAAATGTGAAGGAAAATTCCACCAACTATTGCTAAAAAGTAAGGCTGCCAATTGGGATTAAAATAATTTCCTAAAAACATTCCAAAAGGTGATGCCAAAGCAAATAATGCGACGATCAGCATGGATGGATAAGACATTTTTGAACCTTTTCTGTTAAAAAGAAATGCTCCCAGAATAAAAGAAATCGGGAGGTTGTGAAAAACAATTCCCATTAGATAAGGAGAAAACGGATTGGTTTCATTAGCTAAAGGAATACCTTCGATAAAAGCGTGAATGAAAAGGCCTACCATTAAAGCCATCGGAAGAACTGTGCTGTCATTGTGATGATGGAAGTGACCATGCTCAAAACCTTTGGTTAAAGCCTCCAAAATCATTTGCAATAGAACTCCGCCGATGACAAAAATGCCAAGATTAATTCCGGATTCATTGTGATGATGATACACTTCGGGGAAAACTTCGTTGAGGCAGATTGTAATTAAAAATCCTGCGCTCAAAATCAAAAGGTTTTTGGAAAACTTTTCTGTCTGTCCAAAATATTTACCCAGAAAAACTCCGGCGAGAACACTTAATATGAGTAGAAATACGATCATTTTAAATTTGATTCTTAAATAATTTTTTACAAAGTTGTCGCTCCTCCGGAGCTTCTTTTTTTTTTACAGCCGGCTATCTGCTACAAAGGTTTGACCTCGATGAGGTCTTTAAAATTCAAATTTTAATTTTTACTTCTTACGAAATAAATTTATACATCTCGGTGAAACTTCATCATCAAAATCATTCAACTGATAATCGCCCCAGATTTTCACCCGCTCAAAACCATTGTCTTCAGCGTATTTCTGTATAGATTCCGGCGTGTGGAGTTTTACTTTTTCGAAAAAATTAAAATCCTGTCCGTCAGCTGAGAATTTAATTTCTTTTACAATATGTTGATCTTCAATTTTCTTGGAAATTTTAAAATCAATTCCGCCGCGTTGCATTTCAGCTTCGGAAACCATTTTATTTCGGACGTAATTTTCATTTAAATAATCTAAAACGAAATATCCATCAGTTTTCAAAACATCAGAAACGGATTTAAAAACTTTTCTGTCATCATCTTCAGAATCAAAATATCCGAAACTCGTAAACAGATTAAAAACAGCATCTACAGACGGATGATTTACCTTGTCACGCATATCATGAACAGCAAACTGAAGGTTTTCATTTTCAAACTGTCTGTTGTGCTCAATACTTTTTTTTGAAAGATCCAATCCTAAAACTTTGTAACCCAATTTATTTAAAAAAACGGAATGCCTTCCCTTGCCACAGGCAAGATCAATAATCTCTGAATTTTTTGGGAGTTGAAGCTCTGCAGTGAGCTGAGTGATAAAATTTTCTGCTTCGGTATAATCTCTGTTGCTGTAGAGAATATGATAATAAGGTGTGTCAAACCAAGATTCAAACCATTCCATCGTGCAAAAATACGGATTTTGTAGGATGCTGGATGCCGGATGTAGGATGATTTTTAACTATATCTTTTAACATCGTTCATCAATCACCCAACACCAAGCCAAAAATTCCCTATTTTTGCAAAATGAATACAGAAAATTTAAAAATACAGATAAAAACTTTTTTCGGACTCGAGCAGGTTCTTTTTGAGGAGATTAAAAAACTCGGTGGCTCAAATGTAGAGCTTAAAAACCGTGCCGTTAACTGCGAAGGAGATCTTGGATTTTTGTATAAGATAAATTATTCTGCACGTACAGCACTCAAAATTCTGGTGCCGATTTATGAGTTTAAAGCATTCAATCAGCATCAGTTCTATAATAAACTTTCGCAGTTTCCGTGGGAAGATTTTCTGGATGTAGACCAGACTTTCGCCATCGATTCTACTGTTAATTCTGAAACATTCAAGCATTCTCAGTTTGTAACTCTTAAAATGAAAGATGCGATTGTAGATTATTTTCAGGAGAAATTCAAGAAAAGACCCAATATCGAAACCAGAAGTCCGGAAATTAAATTTCATTTGCATATCGACAGAGAGTTGGTGACAATTTCTATGGATTCTTCCGGTGATGCTTTATTTAAAAGAGGTTACAGAAGAGAACAGGGCGAAGCGTCCATCAATGAAGTTTTGGCAAGCGGAATGCTGCAGTTGGCTGGCTGGGACGGAAAAGGGAATTTCCTTGATCCGATGTGCGGTTCAGGAACGATTCTGATTGAAGCAGCAATGATTGCACTTGATCTTCCGGCTCAGATTTTCAGAAAAAGATTTGCCTTCCAGAACTGGAATAATTATGATGCCGATTTGTTCGCAAAAATAAAAGAAGTCAGAATTAACCGTGTAAGAGAATTTACCGGAAAAATTGTTGGCTACGATGTTGACGGGAAAATGTTGAATGCCGCCAGAACTAACATAGAATCTGCCGAAATGGAAGACATTATCGACGTGAGAAGACAGGATTTCTTTGAGTCTAAAAAAGATTTATTTCCTCTATTAATGGTTTTCAATCCACCATATGACGAGAGAATTTCGATTAATG
It includes:
- a CDS encoding THUMP domain-containing class I SAM-dependent RNA methyltransferase, with the protein product MNTENLKIQIKTFFGLEQVLFEEIKKLGGSNVELKNRAVNCEGDLGFLYKINYSARTALKILVPIYEFKAFNQHQFYNKLSQFPWEDFLDVDQTFAIDSTVNSETFKHSQFVTLKMKDAIVDYFQEKFKKRPNIETRSPEIKFHLHIDRELVTISMDSSGDALFKRGYRREQGEASINEVLASGMLQLAGWDGKGNFLDPMCGSGTILIEAAMIALDLPAQIFRKRFAFQNWNNYDADLFAKIKEVRINRVREFTGKIVGYDVDGKMLNAARTNIESAEMEDIIDVRRQDFFESKKDLFPLLMVFNPPYDERISINDDDFYKKIGDTFKSSYPNTLAWLISSDLDAPKKIGLRPSRKIKLFNGKLETRFLQYEMYEGTKKVHKLEENKK
- a CDS encoding class I SAM-dependent methyltransferase: MEWFESWFDTPYYHILYSNRDYTEAENFITQLTAELQLPKNSEIIDLACGKGRHSVFLNKLGYKVLGLDLSKKSIEHNRQFENENLQFAVHDMRDKVNHPSVDAVFNLFTSFGYFDSEDDDRKVFKSVSDVLKTDGYFVLDYLNENYVRNKMVSEAEMQRGGIDFKISKKIEDQHIVKEIKFSADGQDFNFFEKVKLHTPESIQKYAEDNGFERVKIWGDYQLNDFDDEVSPRCINLFRKK
- a CDS encoding ZIP family metal transporter, producing the protein MIVFLLILSVLAGVFLGKYFGQTEKFSKNLLILSAGFLITICLNEVFPEVYHHHNESGINLGIFVIGGVLLQMILEALTKGFEHGHFHHHNDSTVLPMALMVGLFIHAFIEGIPLANETNPFSPYLMGIVFHNLPISFILGAFLFNRKGSKMSYPSMLIVALFALASPFGMFLGNYFNPNWQPYFLAIVGGIFLHISSVIIFESNKNHNIDWSKIGLVIIGVSLALVMHLFHSHEHHH